The sequence GAGACTTCATGAAAATTCTAACGCCGAGGCATATCTTTTAGACCAACATAACGATACCAGTTACTGGTCACGTGTATTGGACCTCCTTTGAGGAAGCTGTGCGACACATCACCGTGACGAGTCCGATTACCGTTCGTCCGACCATCGAGATTCACACGGAGAGACCGCCGGTACACAGGGGTACTTGCATGCAGGACAGGAATGAACGGTCGCATCAAGTATTTATCTGCAGCGGCATTAGCGCACTCAGAGAACTGGATGCTGTGCCATACTCCGCCCACACTATTCGCATCGTTTATTCGAATCTGAAGACAATCCCGACACGGGCATTCGCCCGCTTCGACGGCTGGCTATCCCGGCTGGAGCTACACGACTGCGGCATCGAGAGGATCGAGCATCGCGCGTTTGCCGACCTGTACAACCTCCAGCATCTGTCGCTGCGTAGTAACCAGCTGGAGTCCGTGACATCCGACGCGCTGGAAGGCCTGTCGAACCTGCGGCACCTGGACCTGTCGCGGAATCACGTTTACCGCATCACGAACGACGCGTTCCACGCACTGTCACGGCTGCGTAGCCTTGACGTATCTGAGAACCGCATGAATTGCATCGGCGTGGAGCACATGGCCCACCGGATGCCGTACCTGAACGTCCTCAGGGTAGCGGGCAATCCGTGGAGCTGTCTGTGTGGCTCGAAGCTGGCCGATTTTCTGGACTCCCGCAGGATACCGTACGACCGCGCGTCCCTGCTCGACGTGAACGATGACTGCTACGTCACCGGGACGACCATGAGCTCGTCCACGCAAACCGTCCCGACCGAGCCACCCACGATACCGATTCGCAACGAGACCGCTACGGGCTCCTGCACCGTTCACCGAGAGCCCACGGGACCGCGGTACCGCTGCGTCGGCGGAAACCTAGCGCTGCTGAAGAGCATATCGCGCGATGCCGTCTCCATCGAGTTTTACGAGGGTGACTTGCCTCACCTGCCAGCTGGCTCTCTCTACAACTTCCCGAATCTGCGAGAGCTCAGCATCAGAAAGTGCAGCCTGACGACGATCGAGGCCGGCGCCTTCCATGGTCTGGACTCGCTGGAGCGACTCACCATTCGGGATAACTCGCTGACGTCGATCGAAGTGGACTGGTTCAACCTACAGCGTCTCGAGCGGCTGGATCTCCGCGGTAACTCGATCCACTACATCGCGCCGGGTGCTTTTCGCCATTTGCGCAAACTGGTCTACTTAAATCTCGAGGGAAATGATCTCAAGTGTATTTTTAGCAGCGATTTGCAGGATATGCCGGATCTGCACGTTATCGAATTCAGCGGAAATCCGTTAAAATGGCGTTGCCGCGTAGATCTCGAGCAGTTCCTTGAGACGCGAAAGATCAAGTTTGTCAGGGTGGAGGAGTCATGCGAGGGCAAAAAGATCATGCGTAATCTTTTGTATCAAAACCGTACTGCCGAGGCACAGGAATGTCCACCGGGCTGCTCAATGGCGACTAAATTCGAGCAGACAAGTCTAATAATATTCACGATGTTTGCGTTGTCCTTTGCAATACAATTggcttaattttttat comes from Ooceraea biroi isolate clonal line C1 chromosome 8, Obir_v5.4, whole genome shotgun sequence and encodes:
- the LOC105274837 gene encoding slit homolog 1 protein, with translation MTHCQGRMVNSILLFWALVGLIGRVHGKCSLAPIVDNERSIAYACIHGDLSDLNELPADTEWIEFSVSRFHAIHDDAFRRFPNLRRLSFYNCHVNVIEPAAFRGLHRLDWLIFRGTRIHVVRAAWFRHLPNLRKLILDRCGLVHIEPDVFRTLPRLETLDLRDNDLDCLSVEELSHLTMLRTVRIDGNPWLCECRRIMENFFHERSIVQVLECRARKKICVVRNLQCMTQIDVPLQPPTITIEQIGSRVERPSGHFQTSVLTSLDRLPDKTTWIEISGLWVERLPAYAFFRFGNSLRSLELRNCTIGAIEPGALAGLHQLQRLTLIGNQLPAVSAHWFGDLVALRQLVLARNDIEWIEPGALRRLAGSLTHLDLRFNRLRCLSLDELKYLRRLERLEAVGNPWNCECRGQLQRFLMERNVGFGINGRCYEDHEVPEPIDRRQYLPTNITIPVTGHVYWTSFEEAVRHITVTSPITVRPTIEIHTERPPVHRGTCMQDRNERSHQVFICSGISALRELDAVPYSAHTIRIVYSNLKTIPTRAFARFDGWLSRLELHDCGIERIEHRAFADLYNLQHLSLRSNQLESVTSDALEGLSNLRHLDLSRNHVYRITNDAFHALSRLRSLDVSENRMNCIGVEHMAHRMPYLNVLRVAGNPWSCLCGSKLADFLDSRRIPYDRASLLDVNDDCYVTGTTMSSSTQTVPTEPPTIPIRNETATGSCTVHREPTGPRYRCVGGNLALLKSISRDAVSIEFYEGDLPHLPAGSLYNFPNLRELSIRKCSLTTIEAGAFHGLDSLERLTIRDNSLTSIEVDWFNLQRLERLDLRGNSIHYIAPGAFRHLRKLVYLNLEGNDLKCIFSSDLQDMPDLHVIEFSGNPLKWRCRVDLEQFLETRKIKFVRVEESCEGKKIMRNLLYQNRTAEAQECPPGCSMATKFEQTSLIIFTMFALSFAIQLA